The proteins below come from a single Asanoa ferruginea genomic window:
- a CDS encoding serine/threonine-protein kinase — MVTGRRLADRYEIAEVVAKGGMGVVWRARDLRLGRAVAVKLVAGEVLADPTVVARFDREARTVARLNHPNIVAIYDVGTDGDDSFLVMELVDGSSLATVIGDGPLPVGETLDIATQACHGLAAAHAAGVIHRDIKPANLIRTPAGVVKVCDFGIARLAQAAGQARLTGTAVAMGSTSYMAPEQINGGSVDARADLYGLGCTIYAMLTGRPPFVGESPLAVVHQHVTAAPPDLRTARPDVPAALAALVDELLAKSPDDRPGDAGAVAVRLAALRDDAAGAVPLPLASPLSLPSSRPSSPSLSGPSSSPPPGEDRRRWWLWGLAGCGSAALVAIIVTSFLATREGPPVVVTAASPSAGSASAPPPPSAATARPTRAPAVQPTRTSTSPSAVPTSPSARPTRTRPTDPIARLRLSIEEQVAAGALTAATATDLHKRVDDIAKRLGADDDKDLPKKVKDLRTKLTDLRREGRLTQSGYDALNRDLDPVAALAPPPPPKS; from the coding sequence ATGGTGACAGGGCGTCGGCTGGCTGACCGCTACGAGATCGCGGAGGTGGTGGCCAAGGGCGGGATGGGTGTCGTCTGGCGCGCTCGCGACCTGCGGCTCGGTCGCGCGGTCGCGGTCAAGCTGGTGGCCGGGGAGGTGCTGGCGGACCCGACCGTGGTCGCCCGCTTCGACCGCGAGGCCCGCACGGTCGCGCGGCTCAACCACCCCAACATCGTGGCCATCTACGACGTCGGCACCGACGGCGACGACTCGTTCCTGGTGATGGAACTGGTCGACGGCAGCAGCCTGGCCACGGTGATCGGCGACGGCCCACTCCCGGTGGGCGAGACGCTGGACATCGCGACGCAGGCCTGTCACGGCCTGGCGGCGGCACACGCGGCCGGGGTGATCCATCGCGACATCAAGCCGGCCAACCTCATTCGTACGCCCGCCGGGGTGGTCAAGGTCTGTGACTTCGGCATCGCCCGCCTCGCGCAGGCGGCCGGCCAGGCCCGATTGACCGGCACGGCGGTCGCGATGGGCTCCACCAGCTACATGGCGCCGGAGCAGATCAACGGAGGGTCGGTCGACGCCCGTGCGGATCTCTACGGGTTGGGCTGCACGATCTACGCGATGCTGACCGGCAGGCCGCCGTTCGTCGGGGAGAGCCCGCTGGCCGTGGTGCACCAGCACGTCACCGCGGCGCCGCCGGATCTGCGCACGGCGCGGCCCGATGTGCCGGCGGCGTTGGCGGCGCTGGTCGATGAGCTGCTGGCGAAGTCTCCGGACGATCGGCCCGGCGACGCCGGGGCCGTGGCCGTCCGGCTGGCGGCGTTGCGCGACGACGCGGCTGGGGCCGTGCCGCTACCGCTCGCTTCGCCGCTGTCTTTGCCGTCATCGCGGCCGTCGTCGCCGTCGCTATCGGGGCCGTCGTCGTCGCCGCCTCCGGGCGAGGACCGCCGTCGGTGGTGGCTCTGGGGTTTGGCCGGGTGCGGTTCGGCCGCTCTGGTCGCGATCATCGTGACGTCGTTCCTCGCGACCCGGGAAGGCCCGCCCGTCGTGGTCACCGCCGCGTCGCCGTCAGCGGGATCGGCGTCGGCGCCACCGCCGCCGTCGGCGGCGACAGCGCGGCCGACCCGCGCTCCGGCCGTTCAGCCGACGCGCACCAGCACGTCGCCGAGCGCCGTCCCGACGTCGCCGTCCGCACGTCCGACGCGGACCCGACCGACGGACCCCATCGCCAGGCTGCGATTGTCCATCGAGGAGCAGGTGGCGGCCGGGGCACTGACCGCGGCCACCGCGACCGATCTCCACAAGCGGGTCGACGACATCGCCAAACGGCTCGGCGCCGACGACGACAAAGATCTCCCCAAGAAGGTCAAGGACCTGCGCACCAAGCTCACCGACCTCCGCCGGGAGGGCCGGCTGACCCAGTCCGGCTACGACGCGCTCAACCGCGACCTGGATCCGGTCGCGGCGCTGGCGCCACCACCGCCCCCCAAGTCCTGA
- a CDS encoding ABC transporter substrate-binding protein, with the protein MRTRFAIAVLALSTLVLTACGTADQPSTPTGSGGTKSVKLQLQWFVQGQFAGYIAAADKGFYKEQGLDVEILEGGVDIVPQTVLAQGQADFAIAWVPKALASREQGAQITNIGQIFQRSGTYQVSFASSNIKSPADLKGKKVGNWGFGNEFELFAAMTKAGLDPGKDVTLVQQQFDMQGLLRHDIDAAQAMSYNEYAQLLEAKDPATGQLFQPSAFNVLDWQTVGTSMLQDAVWANTGKLSDPSYQDTAVKFLTASIKGWAYCRDNPEECRDLVVKRGSKLGASHQLWQVNEVNKLVWPAPAGAGMIDDAAWKATVDLSMTTKNADGQTVLTKAPEGLAYTNDYVTKALDALKKAGVDVNGASFAPKTVTLTEGGA; encoded by the coding sequence ATGCGTACGAGATTCGCCATTGCTGTCTTAGCCCTGTCCACTCTGGTGCTCACCGCGTGCGGCACCGCCGACCAGCCGTCGACACCGACCGGCAGCGGCGGCACGAAGAGCGTGAAGCTGCAACTCCAATGGTTCGTGCAGGGTCAGTTCGCCGGCTACATCGCCGCGGCCGACAAAGGTTTCTACAAGGAGCAGGGTCTCGACGTCGAGATCCTCGAAGGCGGCGTCGACATCGTCCCGCAGACCGTGCTGGCGCAGGGCCAGGCCGACTTCGCGATCGCCTGGGTGCCCAAGGCGCTGGCGTCGCGGGAGCAGGGCGCGCAGATCACCAACATCGGCCAGATCTTCCAGCGATCCGGCACCTACCAGGTCTCGTTCGCCTCGTCCAACATCAAGTCGCCGGCCGACCTCAAGGGCAAGAAGGTCGGCAACTGGGGCTTCGGCAACGAGTTCGAGCTGTTCGCGGCGATGACCAAGGCCGGCCTCGACCCGGGCAAGGACGTCACGCTGGTGCAGCAGCAGTTCGACATGCAGGGCCTGCTGCGCCATGACATCGACGCGGCACAGGCGATGAGCTACAACGAGTATGCCCAGTTGCTCGAGGCCAAGGACCCGGCCACCGGGCAGCTCTTCCAGCCGTCGGCGTTCAACGTGCTCGACTGGCAGACGGTCGGCACGTCGATGCTCCAGGACGCGGTCTGGGCCAACACCGGCAAGCTGTCGGACCCGTCCTACCAGGACACGGCGGTGAAGTTCCTGACCGCGTCGATCAAGGGTTGGGCCTACTGCCGCGACAACCCGGAGGAATGCCGCGACCTGGTCGTCAAGCGCGGCTCGAAGCTCGGCGCCAGCCACCAACTCTGGCAGGTCAACGAGGTCAACAAGCTCGTCTGGCCGGCACCCGCCGGCGCCGGCATGATCGACGACGCGGCCTGGAAGGCGACGGTCGACCTGTCGATGACCACGAAGAACGCCGACGGCCAGACGGTGCTGACCAAGGCGCCGGAAGGCCTGGCCTACACCAACGACTACGTGACGAAGGCCCTCGACGCCCTCAAGAAGGCGGGGGTCGACGTCAACGGCGCGTCGTTCGCCCCGAAGACCGTCACCCTGACCGAGGGCGGCGCCTGA
- a CDS encoding ABC transporter permease, translating to MTQAVDPVVAADPAAPVLSTRRRGGGLLAVVPPVLVGVAGLLAWELIVKLGRIAPYVLPAPSAIGQEFWQTREVVWRTGLASGENALIGLLVGALAGLLAAMVAARFRFLGEVSIPVAAAAGALPIIALAPILNNMFESTSNVPRRLVVAIVVFFPVFVNALRGLREVDPIHRDLMASYAARGWTVTRLVRLPAALPFVFTGLRQASSLAVIAAVVAEYFGGLQNGLGSRITSAAANTAYPRAWAFVVGACVLGLVFYLAALALERLAMPWRRV from the coding sequence ATGACGCAGGCCGTCGACCCGGTGGTCGCGGCCGACCCCGCCGCACCGGTCCTGTCGACCCGCCGCCGGGGCGGCGGGCTGCTCGCCGTCGTGCCGCCGGTGCTCGTCGGCGTGGCTGGGCTGCTCGCCTGGGAGCTGATCGTCAAGCTCGGCCGGATCGCGCCCTACGTGCTGCCCGCGCCGTCGGCGATCGGCCAGGAGTTCTGGCAGACCCGCGAGGTGGTCTGGCGCACCGGCCTGGCCAGCGGGGAGAACGCGCTGATCGGCCTGCTCGTCGGCGCGCTGGCGGGGCTGCTCGCGGCCATGGTCGCCGCGCGGTTCAGGTTTCTCGGCGAGGTGTCGATCCCGGTGGCGGCCGCAGCGGGGGCGCTGCCGATCATCGCCCTGGCACCCATCCTCAACAACATGTTCGAGTCGACCAGCAACGTACCCCGTCGCCTGGTCGTCGCGATCGTCGTGTTCTTTCCCGTGTTCGTCAACGCGTTACGCGGGCTGCGCGAGGTCGACCCGATCCACCGGGACCTGATGGCCAGCTACGCGGCGCGTGGCTGGACCGTGACCCGGCTGGTCCGCCTTCCCGCCGCCCTGCCGTTCGTCTTCACCGGTCTGCGCCAGGCGTCCTCCCTGGCGGTGATCGCGGCGGTGGTCGCGGAGTATTTCGGCGGTCTGCAGAACGGCCTCGGCTCCCGGATCACCTCGGCGGCGGCCAACACCGCGTACCCCCGTGCCTGGGCCTTTGTGGTCGGTGCGTGTGTGCTCGGTCTCGTCTTCTATCTGGCGGCCCTCGCCCTGGAACGGCTCGCGATGCCATGGCGGAGGGTCTGA
- a CDS encoding ABC transporter ATP-binding protein — protein sequence MTAVALAGVTKVFNAGRTDEVTALATIDLTVENGEFVSLIGPSGCGKSTLLRLVADLIQPTAGTVTVAGKPAKQARIDQEYGIAFQQAGLFDWRTVQRNVELPLELRGSSRSERHDRAREMLELVGLADFAGHYPAQLSGGMQQRVAIARALAVHPPLLLMDEPFGALDEMTRERLQDELLRICASTGTSVVFVTHSIPEAVYLSHRVVVMSARPGRITEIVPVDLGERGEATRQSPGFFTGITKVRRALRGGPVPAEAPA from the coding sequence ATGACGGCAGTCGCATTAGCTGGGGTCACCAAAGTCTTCAACGCGGGCCGCACCGACGAGGTGACCGCGCTGGCCACTATCGACCTGACAGTCGAGAACGGCGAGTTCGTCTCGCTGATCGGCCCGTCCGGCTGCGGCAAGTCGACGCTGCTGCGGCTGGTCGCCGACCTGATCCAGCCGACCGCCGGCACGGTCACCGTCGCCGGCAAGCCCGCCAAACAGGCCCGGATCGACCAGGAATACGGCATCGCGTTCCAGCAGGCCGGCCTCTTCGACTGGCGCACGGTGCAGCGCAATGTCGAGCTCCCGCTGGAGCTGCGCGGCTCGTCGCGGTCGGAGCGGCACGACCGGGCCCGCGAGATGCTCGAGCTGGTCGGCCTGGCCGACTTCGCCGGCCACTATCCCGCCCAGCTCTCCGGCGGCATGCAGCAGCGGGTCGCGATCGCCCGGGCGCTGGCCGTCCACCCGCCACTGTTGCTGATGGACGAGCCGTTCGGGGCGCTCGACGAGATGACCCGCGAGCGGTTGCAAGACGAGTTGCTGCGGATCTGCGCCAGCACGGGCACCAGCGTCGTCTTCGTCACCCACTCGATCCCCGAGGCGGTCTACCTCTCCCACCGGGTCGTCGTCATGTCGGCCCGGCCCGGCCGGATCACCGAGATCGTGCCGGTCGACCTCGGCGAGCGCGGCGAGGCGACCCGGCAGTCGCCCGGCTTCTTCACCGGCATCACCAAGGTCCGCCGGGCCCTGCGCGGCGGGCCTGTCCCGGCCGAGGCGCCGGCATGA
- a CDS encoding ABC transporter permease yields MSPGQRRLRLAVGILGAVVVGVLLWEGYKAVGPADGVQVWGARVLPRTDDAAMPHIGTILSRFGDPELAGGDPIWLVVLRACLVTLRSVAIGFVAGGLVGLLLAVLMQRLRIVERGLLPYVILSQTVPLIALAPVIAGWGGALSIGSYPWQPWMSVSVIAAYLAFFPVAVGMLRGLQSPAPIAEELMRSYAAGWWQTLVKLRLPASTPYLFPALRLAGAAAVVGAVVGEISTGTRGGVGRLVIEYSREATTDPAKVYTAMIGAAALGLAVAAVVGLSEFLVRRRRADA; encoded by the coding sequence ATGAGCCCCGGGCAGCGCCGACTGCGCCTGGCGGTCGGCATCCTCGGTGCCGTGGTCGTGGGTGTGCTGCTCTGGGAGGGTTACAAGGCCGTCGGTCCCGCCGACGGCGTGCAGGTGTGGGGAGCCAGGGTGCTGCCCCGCACCGACGACGCCGCGATGCCGCACATCGGCACGATCCTGTCCCGCTTCGGCGACCCCGAGTTGGCCGGCGGCGACCCGATCTGGCTGGTCGTGCTGCGGGCCTGCCTGGTCACGCTGCGCAGCGTCGCGATCGGCTTCGTCGCCGGCGGCCTGGTCGGGCTGCTGCTCGCGGTGCTGATGCAGCGGCTGCGGATCGTCGAGCGCGGGCTGCTGCCCTACGTGATCCTGTCGCAGACCGTGCCGCTGATCGCCCTCGCCCCGGTGATCGCCGGCTGGGGCGGCGCGCTGTCCATCGGCTCCTACCCGTGGCAGCCCTGGATGTCGGTCTCGGTGATCGCGGCCTACCTGGCGTTCTTCCCGGTCGCCGTCGGCATGCTGCGCGGCCTCCAGTCACCGGCGCCGATCGCCGAGGAGCTGATGCGCAGCTACGCCGCCGGCTGGTGGCAGACGCTGGTCAAGCTCCGGCTGCCGGCATCGACGCCCTACCTGTTCCCGGCCCTGCGGCTCGCCGGCGCCGCGGCCGTGGTCGGGGCGGTGGTCGGCGAGATTTCCACCGGCACCCGTGGTGGAGTTGGTCGATTGGTGATCGAATACTCACGGGAGGCCACCACGGATCCCGCCAAGGTCTACACGGCGATGATCGGTGCGGCCGCGCTCGGTCTGGCGGTCGCCGCGGTCGTCGGTCTCAGCGAGTTCCTGGTCCGCCGGCGGAGGGCCGACGCATGA
- a CDS encoding TIGR03842 family LLM class F420-dependent oxidoreductase yields MDIGVVFQCDPPASEVVRLAKQAETLGFSHVWTFDSHLLWEEPFVIYSQILAQTSRVMVGPMVTNPGTRDWTVTASLFATLNEMFGNRTVCGIGRGDSALRTLGYKPTTIAELRECVTLIRELAHGREADYKGRPVHFPWVKDGQLDMWIAAYGPRALALAGEVGDGYILQLADPDIAAWMIGSVRAAAEKAGRDPLSVKFCVAAPAYVGDDLAHQRDQTRWFGGMVGNHVADIVERYGESGAVPQALTDYIRARKGYDYAEHGRAGNTHTDFVPDEIVDRFCLLGPIEAHLEKLERLRELGVDQFALYLQHDDKENTLQAYGEKIIPALSQPAR; encoded by the coding sequence ATGGACATCGGTGTCGTCTTCCAGTGTGACCCGCCCGCGAGCGAGGTCGTCCGCCTCGCGAAGCAGGCGGAGACGCTGGGCTTCAGTCACGTGTGGACCTTCGACTCCCACCTGCTCTGGGAGGAGCCGTTCGTCATCTACAGCCAGATCCTCGCCCAGACCTCGCGGGTGATGGTCGGGCCGATGGTCACCAACCCGGGGACCCGCGACTGGACGGTGACGGCATCGCTGTTCGCCACGCTCAACGAGATGTTCGGCAACCGCACGGTCTGCGGCATCGGCCGGGGTGACTCGGCGCTGCGGACGCTCGGCTACAAGCCGACGACGATCGCCGAGCTCCGCGAGTGCGTCACGCTGATCCGCGAGCTGGCGCACGGCCGGGAGGCCGACTACAAGGGCCGCCCGGTGCACTTCCCGTGGGTCAAGGACGGCCAACTCGACATGTGGATCGCGGCGTACGGGCCGCGCGCCCTCGCGTTGGCCGGTGAGGTCGGCGACGGCTACATCCTGCAACTCGCCGACCCCGACATCGCCGCCTGGATGATCGGGTCGGTGCGGGCCGCGGCCGAGAAGGCCGGCCGTGACCCGCTGTCGGTCAAGTTCTGCGTCGCCGCGCCGGCCTACGTCGGCGACGACCTGGCACACCAGCGCGACCAGACCCGCTGGTTCGGCGGCATGGTCGGCAACCACGTGGCCGACATCGTCGAGCGCTACGGCGAGTCAGGCGCGGTGCCGCAGGCGCTGACCGACTACATCCGGGCCCGCAAGGGCTACGACTACGCCGAGCACGGGCGGGCCGGCAACACGCACACCGACTTCGTACCCGATGAGATCGTCGATCGGTTCTGCCTCCTCGGGCCGATCGAAGCGCATCTGGAGAAGCTGGAGCGGCTCCGCGAGCTCGGTGTCGACCAGTTCGCGCTCTACCTGCAACACGACGACAAGGAAAACACCCTCCAGGCGTACGGGGAGAAGATCATCCCAGCGTTGTCGCAACCGGCGCGATGA
- a CDS encoding CoA-acylating methylmalonate-semialdehyde dehydrogenase: MRQIPHWISGREVAGTGSRRLPVFDPGTGEIQAEVVAATTEEVRTAVQTALAVQPAWRAASLSRRAEVMFRFRDLVDGHRKEIASLLSSEHGKTIADASGEVARGLENAEFAAGAPHLLKGGYSEQAAGGVDVYSIQQPLGVVAGITPFNFPAMVPMWMFCNALVAGNGFILKPSEKDPSVSLLLADLLRRAGLPDGVFNVVQGDKEAVDALLADPDVKAISFVGSTPVAQSIYETGTRNGKRVQALGGAKNHMVVLPDADVPAAADAAVSAGFGSAGERCMAVSVVVAVGTVGDKLVEEIATRINKIRVGAASDPDAEMGPLISGAHRDKVRSYLDGQGGEVVVDGRKSDISDSPGFFLAPSLVDKVDTASPYYTDEIFGPVLSVVRVDSYDEALKLVNDNPWGNGTAIFTRDGGAARRYQYDVDCGMVGVNVPIPVPVAYYSFGGWKASLFGDVHMYGPDGLRFYTRTKVVTSRWPDPATSEVDLGFPKVR; encoded by the coding sequence ATGCGTCAGATTCCACACTGGATCAGTGGCCGCGAGGTCGCCGGCACCGGGTCCCGCCGGCTGCCCGTCTTCGACCCGGGCACCGGCGAGATCCAGGCCGAGGTGGTCGCCGCCACCACCGAGGAGGTACGCACCGCGGTGCAGACCGCGCTCGCCGTGCAGCCGGCGTGGCGGGCGGCCAGCCTGTCCCGCCGGGCCGAGGTGATGTTCCGCTTCCGCGACCTGGTCGACGGCCACCGCAAGGAGATCGCCTCGCTGCTCTCGTCGGAGCACGGCAAGACGATCGCCGACGCGTCCGGCGAGGTCGCCCGCGGCCTGGAAAACGCGGAGTTCGCGGCCGGCGCGCCACACCTGCTCAAGGGCGGCTACAGCGAGCAGGCCGCCGGCGGGGTCGACGTCTACTCGATCCAGCAGCCGCTCGGGGTGGTCGCCGGCATCACGCCGTTCAACTTCCCGGCCATGGTGCCGATGTGGATGTTCTGCAACGCGCTGGTCGCCGGCAACGGGTTCATCCTCAAGCCCAGCGAGAAGGACCCGTCGGTCTCGCTGCTGTTGGCCGACCTGCTCCGCCGGGCCGGCCTGCCCGACGGCGTGTTCAACGTCGTGCAGGGCGACAAGGAGGCGGTCGACGCGCTGCTCGCCGACCCCGACGTCAAGGCGATCAGCTTCGTCGGCTCGACCCCGGTGGCCCAGTCGATCTACGAGACCGGCACCCGCAACGGCAAGCGGGTGCAGGCGCTCGGCGGCGCCAAGAACCACATGGTGGTGCTGCCCGACGCCGACGTGCCGGCGGCCGCCGACGCCGCGGTCTCCGCGGGTTTCGGCTCGGCGGGGGAGCGCTGCATGGCGGTCTCGGTCGTGGTCGCGGTCGGCACGGTCGGCGACAAGTTGGTCGAGGAGATCGCGACCCGGATCAACAAGATCCGGGTGGGTGCGGCCAGCGACCCCGACGCCGAGATGGGCCCGCTGATCAGCGGGGCACACCGCGACAAGGTGCGCTCCTACCTCGACGGCCAGGGCGGCGAGGTGGTCGTCGACGGCCGCAAATCGGATATCTCCGATAGCCCCGGCTTCTTCCTGGCGCCGTCGCTCGTGGACAAAGTGGACACCGCGTCGCCGTATTACACCGACGAGATCTTCGGGCCGGTGCTCTCCGTCGTCCGGGTCGACAGCTACGACGAGGCGCTCAAGCTGGTCAACGACAACCCCTGGGGCAACGGCACCGCCATCTTCACCCGCGACGGCGGCGCCGCCCGCCGCTACCAATACGACGTCGACTGCGGCATGGTCGGCGTCAACGTGCCGATCCCGGTGCCGGTGGCCTACTACAGCTTCGGCGGCTGGAAGGCGTCGCTCTTCGGCGACGTGCACATGTATGGGCCCGACGGCCTGCGTTTCTACACCCGCACCAAGGTCGTCACGTCGCGCTGGCCCGACCCGGCCACCAGCGAGGTCGACCTGGGCTTCCCGAAGGTCCGATAG
- the hydA gene encoding dihydropyrimidinase, with amino-acid sequence MTLLITGGEVVGPTGRFAADVLVDGETISALLAPGTGPAEVDERIDATGKLVIPGGIDVHTHMKLPFGGTFASDDFDSGTKAAAFGGTTTIVDFAVQRTGEVVQDGLAAWHALADGNAHIDYGFHMIIGGVDDDALKAMDQLVADEGVTSFKLFMAYPGVFYSDDGKVLRAMQTARENGATIMMHAENGIAIDVLVAQALAKGQTDPVYHGLTRPSILEGEATHRAIALAQVAKDTPLYFVHLSASEALAEVAAARDAGRNVFAETCPQYLYLTLEDQLGAPGFEGAKWVASPPLRPKDESHRDDLWRGLRTNDLAIVSTDHCPFCMKDQKELGLGDFSKIPNGIGTVEHRVDLVYQGVAEGKLSVERWVETIATTPARMFGLYPKKGVIAPGSDADIVLYDPNGQTTISAATHHMNLDYSAWEGVQIAGKVDTVISRGEVIVDRDGGYHGRKGRGRYLKRGLSSYLR; translated from the coding sequence GTGACTCTCCTGATCACCGGCGGCGAGGTGGTCGGCCCGACCGGCCGCTTCGCGGCCGACGTCCTGGTCGACGGCGAGACGATCAGCGCCCTGCTGGCGCCCGGCACCGGGCCCGCCGAGGTCGACGAGCGGATCGACGCCACCGGCAAGCTGGTCATCCCCGGCGGCATCGACGTGCACACCCACATGAAGCTGCCGTTCGGCGGCACCTTCGCCTCCGACGACTTCGACTCCGGCACCAAGGCGGCGGCGTTCGGCGGCACCACCACGATCGTCGACTTCGCGGTGCAGCGCACCGGCGAGGTCGTGCAGGACGGGCTGGCCGCCTGGCACGCGCTGGCCGACGGCAACGCGCACATCGACTACGGCTTCCACATGATCATCGGTGGGGTCGACGACGACGCGCTCAAGGCCATGGACCAGCTCGTCGCCGACGAGGGCGTGACCAGCTTCAAGCTGTTCATGGCCTACCCGGGCGTCTTCTACTCCGACGACGGCAAGGTGCTGCGCGCCATGCAGACGGCGCGGGAGAACGGCGCGACGATCATGATGCACGCCGAGAACGGCATCGCGATCGACGTGCTGGTCGCCCAGGCCCTCGCGAAGGGCCAGACCGACCCCGTCTACCACGGGCTGACCCGCCCCTCGATCCTCGAGGGCGAGGCCACCCACCGGGCCATCGCGCTGGCCCAGGTCGCCAAGGACACCCCGCTCTACTTCGTGCACCTGTCAGCCAGCGAGGCGCTCGCCGAGGTGGCCGCGGCCCGCGACGCCGGTCGCAACGTGTTCGCCGAGACCTGCCCGCAATACCTCTACCTGACGCTGGAGGACCAGCTCGGCGCGCCCGGCTTCGAGGGCGCCAAGTGGGTCGCCTCGCCGCCGTTGCGCCCGAAGGACGAGTCGCACCGCGACGATCTCTGGCGCGGCCTGCGCACCAACGACCTGGCGATCGTGTCGACCGACCACTGCCCGTTCTGCATGAAAGACCAGAAAGAGCTGGGGCTCGGCGACTTCTCCAAGATCCCCAACGGGATCGGCACAGTCGAGCACCGGGTCGACCTGGTCTACCAGGGTGTCGCCGAGGGCAAGCTGTCGGTCGAGCGCTGGGTGGAGACGATCGCGACGACGCCGGCCCGGATGTTCGGGCTCTACCCGAAGAAAGGCGTGATCGCGCCCGGGTCCGACGCCGACATCGTGCTCTACGACCCCAACGGGCAGACCACGATCAGCGCGGCGACCCACCACATGAACCTCGACTACTCCGCGTGGGAGGGCGTTCAGATCGCCGGCAAGGTCGACACGGTCATCTCGCGCGGCGAGGTCATCGTCGACCGCGACGGCGGCTACCACGGCCGCAAGGGCCGCGGCCGCTACCTCAAGCGCGGCCTCTCCTCCTACCTCCGCTGA
- a CDS encoding nitrilase-related carbon-nitrogen hydrolase codes for MAESIRAALVQTSWTGDKESMIKAHEEYARQAAAQGAKVICFQELFYGPYFCQVQDKQYYSYAESIPGPTTERFQALAKELGLVMILPMYEQEQPGVLYNTAAVVDADGSYLGKYRKTHIPQVKGFWEKFYFRPGNLGYPTFDTAVGRIGVYICYDRHFPEGWRALGLAGARIVFNPSATHRGLSSYLWNLEQPASAVANEYFIGAINRTGIEPLGENDFYGSSYFVDPEGKFVGDVGDAHEPELIVRDLDMELLAEVRDRWQFYRDRRPDAYDQLVQP; via the coding sequence ATGGCGGAGAGCATCCGCGCGGCGCTGGTGCAGACGAGTTGGACCGGCGACAAAGAATCAATGATCAAGGCTCATGAGGAGTACGCCCGCCAGGCGGCAGCACAGGGCGCCAAGGTCATCTGCTTCCAGGAGCTGTTCTACGGTCCCTACTTCTGCCAGGTGCAGGACAAGCAGTACTACTCCTACGCGGAGAGCATCCCCGGGCCGACCACCGAGCGCTTCCAAGCGTTGGCAAAAGAGTTGGGCCTGGTCATGATCCTGCCGATGTACGAGCAGGAGCAGCCGGGCGTCCTCTACAACACCGCGGCCGTGGTCGACGCCGACGGCTCCTACCTCGGCAAATACCGCAAGACGCACATCCCGCAGGTGAAGGGCTTCTGGGAGAAGTTCTACTTCCGGCCCGGCAACCTCGGCTACCCGACGTTCGACACCGCGGTCGGCCGGATCGGCGTCTACATCTGCTACGACCGGCACTTCCCCGAGGGCTGGCGGGCCCTGGGCCTGGCCGGCGCGCGGATCGTGTTCAACCCGAGCGCGACCCACCGCGGCCTGTCCAGCTACCTGTGGAATCTCGAGCAGCCGGCCAGCGCCGTGGCCAACGAATACTTCATCGGCGCGATCAACCGCACCGGCATCGAGCCGCTCGGCGAGAACGACTTCTACGGCTCGTCCTACTTCGTCGACCCCGAGGGCAAGTTTGTCGGCGACGTCGGCGACGCGCACGAGCCCGAGTTGATCGTCCGCGACCTCGACATGGAGTTGCTGGCCGAGGTCCGCGACCGGTGGCAGTTCTACCGCGACCGCCGCCCCGACGCCTACGACCAACTCGTCCAGCCGTAA
- a CDS encoding acyl-CoA thioesterase codes for MFQVRIIVRGYELDSLGHLNQAVYLQYAEHARWEILRAAKLTQESLLKEGIAPVVLETTIKYRRELRAGDEVDVSCEFRWGDGRTFGMHQEIRKADGTLSAELDGVGGLIDLNTRKLVADPRERWKAITPEPATLGL; via the coding sequence GTGTTCCAGGTCCGGATCATCGTCCGCGGCTACGAGCTCGACAGCCTGGGCCATCTCAACCAGGCGGTCTACCTGCAATACGCCGAACACGCGCGGTGGGAGATCCTGCGCGCCGCCAAGCTCACCCAGGAGAGCCTGCTGAAGGAGGGCATCGCGCCCGTCGTCCTGGAGACCACCATCAAATACCGCCGTGAGCTGCGCGCCGGCGACGAGGTCGACGTGAGCTGCGAGTTCCGCTGGGGCGACGGGCGCACCTTCGGCATGCACCAGGAGATCCGCAAGGCCGACGGCACCCTCTCCGCCGAGCTCGACGGCGTCGGGGGACTGATCGATCTGAACACCCGCAAACTGGTCGCCGACCCCCGGGAACGGTGGAAAGCGATCACTCCCGAGCCCGCCACGCTGGGGCTTTAG